The nucleotide sequence ATACTCTATATACGTTAATTTGTTTACACCTTCCGACTTCATTTCTCATTTTGTCATTATTATTATCACAGTCAAATCATAAAAGATTTAGTACTTTTACTTTTGAATGAGTTTCCATGATGTTTGCTTTTTGCTAATGTTCCGCGCTTTCGAATGACCATATCGATCAGTGTCAATATCGTTATTATTAATTCTTGTCTATATAAACCTATTGAGAGATCGAAAAgtgtggctgctgctgctgttcgTAATTCCTATATAGTGTGCAACGGGATTTGACGTTGAGTGAAGAGTGTGCTAGTGTTTCTCAACCGGGGATCTCCTAAGTAACTCCCAGAGGGTCCCAAGGTAATGCTATCGAATCAATTATTTGAAATTCTAATCGCTTGTATAAAATAATTCCTACATGTTGAGCGAAATGTTGGACTTTCGGGGATCTGTTGCTCTTGATATTGGCCAGATATCGTGAAGGCCGTAATTTCTATGTAACTTTTGTTTCTGTTCTCTAAGGTACTCACGTATGCAACTTCTTAGGTTTTTGGTTGCGAAAGTGTTTAAGTGAAGAAGACTCGAAAATTCGATTTTTACTTGTTACGATCCGAAAGTTAATATTCTTTTTCCGTTAACTATTTTGTACACTGAATAAGATTTCATTTATATATGGTGTTGTTGTGTTTTTTTCACTATGACTGTGATGCAGTTTTATGAATTATGACTTAGGCTAGGATCATTTAACGGCATTACGTCTACGCTTTTTCTCCAGCACCTCCAATACTGCACAGCAATATCTGGTGCATCGGTTTCTTCTGTTTTCGATTTTCGATCATTGAGAGAGTTTAAAATCTTTTCGGCTACTTTACATATTTTTGATGTAGACCCATGTGTGCTAAATGAAACTGTGCCAAATGGAAACGCaggtaaataaatagtttTTGGGGTCCGTGCCGAGCTGCACTGATCGatgttttttttgggaaagtGAGGCCCTGCACGGACCTTTTTTTCGGGTTACTGGGTTCTTTTCTTTCAATCGTTAAACCGCTTTTATTTGCTtgaattaattaatattaattttatttatcacACTAACGACTACGTTTTATACTTTTAgtgtatgtgtatatatatagtatttaatattttactaATGTTGTATGCTTCTGTTGTGGTTGCTGAATGAACGTCTCTCCGTAGCCGGGTCGGCCAATCCGATAGATTTATACATACAATGCTATATGAGGTTATATAATGATTCAGTTAGTTCTCCGATTCGATTCTCCGACCTATCAATACCAGCAAAGTTCGCATCAAATCGCAAACATATCATTTCATTTACGTTCTGCTCTGCTCGACTGCCATGTACGTTTATGATTTTTAGTATATGTAGGTATACATACAGGTATATGCATATGGGGGGTGTGTACATTTATAATATAATGCATACGCATCGTAATGTTTAATTGTTCTAATAACAGTGTGGGTGGCAAAGCATAAcaaattataataaagttaCTTTGCTTTTTTTTCGCTTTAAGTATGTagttatgtatgtatgtaatatatgtatgtactatACGAGATTTGATTGATAAATTGAACTCCTCTTTACATATTTGTATTTTAGCAACATACGGATTTCATTTCGAAGAGCAAAACACATTGCCCATTCGCATTTacttgttgttcttgttgggtttttttctttaaatgttCAAAGTCGAATTTGAATTACTTTAGATATTTATGTATTGTATGTATATAGTTAATAAAAGTTGCTTTTATGTTTACTACTTTAACACTAATAGACTCCGTCGTTGAAATAACAGCTGTATTACTTTCTTTTCCCTACCATCTATCCATTCCTCCattgttattgttatagatgcctttcaatatataatttaataaaactgCTGAACCCGTGTGTGTAGTACTGGTGAACAGAACTTAATGCGCACGTCCTTCCAAAGTTTTCTAGTTTCGTATGATTGCAGTGGATAGTTAGTTGGATAGTTGGTGTTCTGGGAGAGGGGTGGCGATATAGAGGATGAGTTGCATGACAAATGTGCCTGATAAGTGGGTTTCGTGGGTGCCAGTGGCAGTAACAGTTGTATTTGTATCGATGGTAAGCACAAAGCAATCATGCGGCCTAATGGTGCAGCTTGGATTTGGGGCAGACTGGGTTGCTATGGCCACCCACATACCATTTCTAGattttttggtgtttttttttatctcgcggatgtggatgtgggCCTGCGGGTTGCGTGAAGCTTCAATTTGTACAGCAAATAACAAACGCATTCAAACAATAAAATCCAAACAAGCATAAACACGTCGAAAGCGGGACGCGGGTTACCGGAACCGATGGGATCGGATCTGACTCTCATCCGATCGGTTAGACGGCCCCGGGTAtctccattttccattttcctaTCTTCCCCCACTTCGTCACGCCCTCTCAGCCTCGGAGAGGAGGATACGGATACGGATACGGATGCGGATACTATTGGATCACAAATCGGACATTTCTGAGAAACGGAGTTGGAATCGGCAAAGACCTTTTGCAGTGAATACGTATATGCATATGGGGTGGGGACTGTGACTCTCTCGGACCGTCCATGCATCATCGATGAATTGAATTGAGAACTTGATTTCGGGGAGATTTCTTTTGCTTTTCAAGtaaagcttttcttttctcTTAGTTGTctcattaaaaaattaattatttcatAATTAATTTCAAGTATCGTTTgacttctttttttttaataaatatatttttgctttgttttgttgttttttcttttttgttgtttttaaatacataTCACAGATCCAGTACAaatataagtatatatatttgtgtTTATTTCTCCTTCCTTCCTCAACTATGTTTAGATATCATATAAAACTCATACATTAAACATAACTCAGTGAGCACGCGCATGTGATACTGATATTTAGTACGAATGTGTGAATGTATGGGAGAGGTGTGTCTCAGGTGTGTTCTTCAGGTGTTTcatgtgagtgtgtgtgtgtgtgggcgtATGCAGGGGATCGTGAGCGTTTGTGTCTGTGTCTGTGATAGATACGACTATATAGTGCTTCgattctgattctgattctgattATATGGGGGCTTTGAAATGGTGTTCGTTGCTCTCCCGTTCTGAAGTAAGGCGAAGAAGACGAAATAAATGTTCGTTTGTTGTTGGATTGGTAGGTTGATTGGTTGGTTGACTGGTTGACTGATTGGCTGATTGATTGGTTGACTGGTTTTTGTGGGGTGGACGAAGGGGGATCTGTGTTTTTATGCTTGTTGTGATCTtggctgttgttgtttgttaAGCTACGTTTCTTTCAAAGTTCTTACTGTGGAATTCTGCTGTTCTTAGACGGTCTATTGCATTGTATGTACTTTCAAATTGTCTCGATCTCTGGATTTTTTCTTTATGATACTCATAAAATAATAGGTCTAAATAAAACACCAACATCGTTTTCCTTATTCCTTCCCCTTACgttttcgttttgttttctttttggaTGTTAATGCATATTTCAAGGCACACTAGCATTTACGACTGTACTTTCAAATTtactctctttttttttttgtttccatATTTCTCATTAGTTTGCTTATAGatctttttcgtttttttgtTATAATTATCTTCTGTTTTCCATTTGATTTGTATTTTAATcgtattatataaatattgcACAAATAAGAACAATTGTAGGTAAGTTTTAACAATAATAGCAAAAATTAATAAGAACAACttttaacttaaatatatAGACTTAGCTTAGGATTGGTTGCCGTTGTGGTTTGTTTGTTACTTTTATCATTTCACTACGGTGATGAGCGTTTTCAGTGATTGAATCGAAGTCGAAATAGTTATCGAACTGAGCAAAGAAGTGGTTGACTGATTGACTGAtagactgactgactgactgtctgattGAGTTGATTTCGATTGGTCATGATAATGTTGTAGACTGATTTGGTTTGGGGATACGATTGGGTTAGTGGTGGTTTAGCGCTCGTGGGTGGTTGATGGGTGGGTAATGGCGGTGGCGGTGGCGGTGGCGGTTGTGGTGCGCAGAACGCTCCAAAttaaacaagaaaataaacgTAGCAggttttttaatcaaattttatttaaatttcgtTTCATCTTCGTTTTATTTATCGAAAAGAAGTGTTAAACTAAATTATATGTGTAAGGAATAAAGTAAACAAGAAAAATTTCATTACAAGTAAGGCATTTCTCTCTCTGTAGGTGAGTGGTGTTCGTATGGGTACTTTTGTccttgtgtgtgtgttgtgtgtgtgtatatgaATAGGGAAAATTTTTGAATGTGATGTTAACATCTCTTTTGTCTTTACACTGCGTTTCTAGATAGATATGTACATATAATTGTTGTGAAATGTTTGTTGAAATAATGTTTAATAATTGCACAATACTTAAAATTAACAAGGGAAATTGTTTGGTGGATTGTTTGTTTTGACGTAATATGAAGAAACCCCtaaatgaaaatgaatatTTTACAAAGAAACGTTGGTTTTGCTAAGGTTCTTAAtgttttcatatattttttttgtttttaagatATTTGTGATGCATTAGGTGAGAGAAAATGTAAGACTTAAAATTAGAATGTAAGAAACAAATGTGCTAAATTTACCAAAGAAATGTGGGTAACAAACGcaaaatgacaaaaaaaataaagtaagGAGTGCAGTTCTCAGACTGGCAACTAACAAATCgcaatgtgtttttttttttcataaataatatatataaaacaaaagatttAAGAAGTAACAAATCGGgagcacaaaatcaaaaccaaaaggAGACTCACGTGCGCGCGCAACACATTAACACCACTCGATCCCATTTAGGATCGTCTCTAAAActaaacaacattatcatgaTCAAGATCAACATCAACTGTAGCGTTCCGAAAGTGTTCATATACAGAGGTCGGGCTGCAGAATCGTGGGTGAATATAGATAGATATTAACAGCGATAAGCAATTATGGAGAGGGGCAACAACAGAGAACAGATAAAAACAGAAAACTTTAACGAAATCACGGAAAATGTCAACAAAGTCACTCTTTTTTCTTGTATTTTCTTTGAAATTGTATTTTTCACTAGCCTGTTGTGGTTGTAATAGCAAGTGTTTTTcttgttgatttttttttttgggggtgtagtaaaatatttacctTATTTCGAGGGTAAGAATCACCTGAAGTTTTCACTGAAAACGCTCGctcattatacatttttttatcgTTTTAGCTCAACATAATGCTAATAATTAGGTGTGTGGGTTGGGTTTTTGGGGGGTGTGTGTGTAAGTGGGTGGTggcatatgtatatatatatatgtatgggCATATGTGTGTagataatatatatataaacaagACTCAACAACTGtgtacatatacatatgtatatatgccCCATGTATATCGTATCGTATAGCTTGGTCGGGAgtaccaaaaacaaaaacaaaacacgcAACGCAAACATACGCatcacaaacaaacaaaacccAAACGGTTCGGTTTTTCTTTCGCAACTAGTTTGTGTCTAACTGGCAATTGGCAATATAACTTGTTTTTCGATTTTAAAGTTTCGAGCGTGACAAACAAATGCAACAATGTATCGTAGAGAAGGGTAGTACATAGTATCTATACAAAATTTTCACTGTTTTTCCTTTCGCTTTCTTAAAGGGCGTTGTTGTTATAATATTAAAGCAAATCTCTTGAGGTGAAGGCCTTGGAACAGTTTTACTCAAAAAGTGTATGGGTCTTGCAATACAtaattattactattattttctttttaaattgcttAACTCTTAGCTGCACGCATAACAATTGGTGTTTCCTTTTATGTTATCCCTTCTCGTAATATTTTAGAAATCGGGTTTTTTAGTTTAGTATGTTCatcctctttttttttaagaaattaacAAATTTGAGAGGAAAAACTTGCTTGtgtgattttcatttttttttttttttgggtaagGGGTTGTTGGGTAgtttggttgttgttgttttgcttTTTGCCTGCTTTTGTTTGTTGTTCTGTTAAGATTGCTGGTTGGTTGCTTTACTCGGATTTCGGATTCTCATGTTTTGTTTAATTCACAACAGTGGTTAATGGAATTTGTCGCGCCCTCTTTGCCTCCTCCTCGTTGATTTTCTGTTCAATTAGATATTGCGCTTTGGCAATGGCACTCGGCTGACCAGTTATGGTTACAATGCGATTTCTAGTGCCAGGTGCGAATATGCCCTTTTTGGAAATTTGCACATTTGCGCCAGAAACATGTTGAATTTCAACTAAACTACGACCGTTCGGACCTGGAATATTTGCATCAGATttatgttaaatatttttttaaagatattaaaTGATAGTATGGATAAAATATGTGGATATAATAGTTATAAAcgtatataatatataatattatgtTTGGGCTTGTATAGCGGTAAGGTGGTTAGGGACGCCAAaactatatattatataaaagaCAAACCAAAAAACGAAAGACAATATGCTGCAAAAAGGGGGTCAGTGTGCCTAACCTAATGACCTAACGACCTTACAACTGACACTGAGGTAAAATTAACTGCGCAACAACGAATGCATGTGAATCcaacaatttaataatattttacgCATGGTTACCCAAGAATTGCACTAGCCATATATCGATTAAAATTCGTTAGGCCTTAACAAAATGGAAAAGTGAATGGGTTTTTCTTTGCTCAACCTACAACCTAACTGCTATAGCTACTACTGCTACCTACTGCTCTCTTAAGCTAACGGATGCTGCTGTTCTGTGCGAATTTTCAGTGGGTCGGTATTTCCGGAATGGGGGGATTGGGGATCATCAAGCGGTCCAGGGTCCAGGGTGGAATATCATCGCGGGGATCATGGGGGATCATATGCTGGCGGATGGGTGAGAGGCAAGAACTTGACTAGAAATTTCGCTATAAGTTTGAATGAATTTATTAGGAAAACCTTCGAAGAATGTCTAACGGAATGTCCCACGGAATGTATTGTATGGATTAAATGGATTAAACTCAATATTATCGAACTCTCTCTTTTTCTATCTCTGCAATGAGTTTGGAATGAAGTGCCTGTGTCTGGTTGGCTATATAACTCTATAACTCTAATGTCTTTATGGCTAATCAAAAATGGAAGCGGGATGGGGGAACTCTTAATCCACCGGCATTATTTTCACAGGTGCCAAGGGTCAAACGGGATTTTTTTGGGATAGGGGGATATAGGATAAGGGGTAAAGAAAATTGCGGTGCTGTTGGTTCTCTGTTGGTTGGgttttttgcaatttttttttagtaggGATAATAGTATGGACGCGCACCTAGAATAGCGCCGATAATCACTTCCGGCACCTCGACGTTCTTCGAGTCCTTGGAGCTCAGGTCGCCCGGAGTGGGGCTCTTGCTGAGTCCGCCCAGCTGCGCCGTGGTCGCCGTTCCCGTGGCTGCCGTCAGCCCGAAGCTGTTGTTGTTCAGCGAGACGGGCGTGGCGCCCGGCGCCGTGGCCGAGCCCAAATGGCGGAATGGATCGAATTGCACCGCGGCAGCGTCCAGTTGCGACTGCGTCGGCCGGCTGGCGGCAGCTGCAGCGGCCGCTGCTGCGGCATACTGCTCCAGATTCACCTGGCCGACGGCACCGAACACATTGCTGGCGGTGGCCGCGGACGCGGCGGCCGCAGTCTGCTGGTCCAGCGTCGTCACCCCCAGGAAGTTGCCCAACGTGGAGTGGGCCCCATTGGTGTGCGGCACGCCCACGCCCATCCCGAGGACGCCGTACTTGGCCAGCACGCCCAGGGCGGAGACGACCTCGTTCGTCACGGTCTCCGAGTAGCCAGAGCCGCGCATGGCAACCTGTTTGGGAATAAAACAAAGCACAGATTAAGTATACGCCAGGTGTACAAGGGAAGGTATTAATCTGCTAGGTGGTACTAAAGTCTCCTTCGATTTGGTTATATATCCAATTTCATTACACTTATATTGGGATCAATTGGTTATTTAACTTCCTTTTCAGTAATTGGAATCAAAAGCTAAAAGCTGGATCTTTAAATATAATAGCAACTTCGAATTATAAAACCGATTTCTCAATGTGATTAGCATGACACTGACAAATCGGACCTAAAAGTATTAAAATCTCGCATTCTTACAAGATATAGAGCAAAATCGAAAGGAAATTAGTTCTGAAACCCTAAAAGCAACCCCCTTCTAACCTTAATATGCTCGAGCAGCTGAGTGGCAACCGCTAGATTGGGCGCCGGATTGGGTGAGCCCAGGTTGATGGACAAGTTGATGCCGGTGCCGTTGACTAGCAGGCTGGCCGCCGAGTTGGCGCCGCCGATCGTGGTGCCCAGCGTGGAGTTCAGCGAGGCGGTGCTCGAGTTGATGGCATTCTGGTTGGTGGCATACGGGGAGCCGGTCGGATTGAAGTTGGCCACCGGGCCGCTGACGTCCGCATAGGAGACGTTCAGGCAGGTGCCCGACTGGGGGTCCTCCACGATCTTCGAGAGGATCATCTTGCAGGCGTTCTTGTTGTTCTCCTTGTCGCCAATGATGGTGATGCATCGCTCCTGCAGCGAAACATCCTTGGGCTTTTGCGAGATCTGGACATAGGAGCCGCTCTCCTCCTTGATCTGTTTGATGAAGGCACCGCCCTTGCCGATGATCATGCCGGCCGTTGAGTTGGGCACCAGGATCTTGACCTGCTTGTCGCGCTCCTGGGTCTGTTTTGACTCGGCGTCGACGATCTTGTTGGTCAGGTCGGGCTTCTCACGGATCTTGTCCATGATGAACTCGAGCACGACCATGATGGCCTCCGTGGAGCCGGTGATCAGGCACACGCGTTCAGTGGTGCctataaaatacatatattattagTAGAGATAGGGGATATAAATTATATAGGAAGTCTCACCTGGGTAGAAGTCATGGGACTTGGACATCTTGACCCTAGCACCCGTGTCCTTCTGCAGGGAGGCGATCGTCTCGCCACCTTTGCCGATGATGGCCCCGGAGGCCACCGCGGGCACCAGTATTTTCATGTGATACGTTGTCTCACCTGCAAGCAAAAGTTCAAAGTTCACAGGGCGACCAGTGGATTAGTCTCGGGGGAATCTCTGGGAtttggtttcttttttttttttttttggtttttaatttgaaaatagTTTAGGGGTTAGTTGTTGTTGTACAGGTTAGTAGTCTGTGTGCCCTTGGCTGGTTGCATACAATCTAGTTATCTGGTTATTGTTGGGTTAGTTAGATCTAGTTTCTAGCTCATTCGGCAggttataaattaaaaataataacagcATTTCAGCGTCGATCGTTTGTTCGTTCGGCTGGGACGCTCGCAACGAGGGACGTTCGTAAGGTTCAGCATAAACTTGGTTAGTTTTGGATTGGTTATAGTTCTCAGATAGATCTCGACTTGGTTAGGCATGGTTTACTGCTGTGTGGGCATGGATTGGTTATGTGGGTGCAGGCAAATGGTGTTCGACTGTGGTCTGTTTTTTGTAGGTTTCTAGGTTTTTTTTGGTGGTGGGCAAGCCATGAGGGAGATGTGCGCTCGAAATGAGATGGAACAGACAATGCTGGCGACACACGAAACACATGAAAGACccgtttattttttttctcctTCGAAGGTCGTTGGTTGGCTTGGcctggccaaaaaaaaaatgtttaaaaaattttgtAAACAAAAACGAGAGCCCCGCGCAAATTACCATCTACATTGCCCGCTTGGGCAACCCAcgaaaaaaagcaaaaacgAAATATGTACGAAAAATGTAAGTCAAAGCAAAAGTCGGTCAAAGGGTCGAAGGTTAATGTGCTCGGTGGTCAGTGGGGTCACACAATCGGTGGTTCACGTTGGCAGTCCCAAAGTCAAGCTCAAAAAGCGCGGAAAAAACAGACAGCGATCTAGTTACAAAGAAACGATAGAGCTacggtttaaaaatattttcttttctttttagtcGGTATTAATCTTGAATTAGTCGATCGTTTTTGGCTAGACAAAGATGGATTTAATGGTATTTAATGAAAGTGTGACAAAGCTTACCATGATG is from Drosophila suzukii chromosome 3, CBGP_Dsuzu_IsoJpt1.0, whole genome shotgun sequence and encodes:
- the ps gene encoding RNA-binding protein Pasilla isoform X4, encoding MMDQSPLSENGSPNATPGLQTPPATSAGTGATLLAATAAATAAAATSGPNYKTNSCWCYGESVCSGIEVEIENNNNNHIHHGETTYHMKILVPAVASGAIIGKGGETIASLQKDTGARVKMSKSHDFYPGTTERVCLITGSTEAIMVVLEFIMDKIREKPDLTNKIVDAESKQTQERDKQVKILVPNSTAGMIIGKGGAFIKQIKEESGSYVQISQKPKDVSLQERCITIIGDKENNKNACKMILSKIVEDPQSGTCLNVSYADVSGPVANFNPTGSPYATNQNAINSSTASLNSTLGTTIGGANSAASLLVNGTGINLSINLGSPNPAPNLAVATQLLEHIKVAMRGSGYSETVTNEVVSALGVLAKYGVLGMGVGVPHTNGAHSTLGNFLGVTTLDQQTAAAASAATASNVFGAVGQVNLEQYAAAAAAAAAASRPTQSQLDAAAVQFDPFRHLGSATAPGATPVSLNNNSFGLTAATGTATTAQLGGLSKSPTPGDLSSKDSKNVEVPEVIIGAILGPNGRSLVEIQHVSGANVQISKKGIFAPGTRNRIVTITGQPSAIAKAQYLIEQKINEEEAKRARQIPLTTVVN
- the ps gene encoding RNA-binding protein Pasilla isoform X10, producing MHDSLQKGESVCSGIEVEIENNNNNHIHHGETTYHMKILVPAVASGAIIGKGGETIASLQKDTGARVKMSKSHDFYPGTTERVCLITGSTEAIMVVLEFIMDKIREKPDLTNKIVDAESKQTQERDKQVKILVPNSTAGMIIGKGGAFIKQIKEESGSYVQISQKPKDVSLQERCITIIGDKENNKNACKMILSKIVEDPQSGTCLNVSYADVSGPVANFNPTGSPYATNQNAINSSTASLNSTLGTTIGGANSAASLLVNGTGINLSINLGSPNPAPNLAVATQLLEHIKVAMRGSGYSETVTNEVVSALGVLAKYGVLGMGVGVPHTNGAHSTLGNFLGVTTLDQQTAAAASAATASNVFGAVGQVNLEQYAAAAAAAAAASRPTQSQLDAAAVQFDPFRHLGSATAPGATPVSLNNNSFGLTAATGTATTAQLGGLSKSPTPGDLSSKDSKNVEVPEVIIGAILGPNGRSLVEIQHVSGANVQISKKGIFAPGTRNRIVTITGQPSAIAKAQYLIEQKINEEEAKRARQIPLTTVVN
- the ps gene encoding RNA-binding protein Pasilla isoform X12, which gives rise to MHDSLQKGETTYHMKILVPAVASGAIIGKGGETIASLQKDTGARVKMSKSHDFYPGTTERVCLITGSTEAIMVVLEFIMDKIREKPDLTNKIVDAESKQTQERDKQVKILVPNSTAGMIIGKGGAFIKQIKEESGSYVQISQKPKDVSLQERCITIIGDKENNKNACKMILSKIVEDPQSGTCLNVSYADVSGPVANFNPTGSPYATNQNAINSSTASLNSTLGTTIGGANSAASLLVNGTGINLSINLGSPNPAPNLAVATQLLEHIKVAMRGSGYSETVTNEVVSALGVLAKYGVLGMGVGVPHTNGAHSTLGNFLGVTTLDQQTAAAASAATASNVFGAVGQVNLEQYAAAAAAAAAASRPTQSQLDAAAVQFDPFRHLGSATAPGATPVSLNNNSFGLTAATGTATTAQLGGLSKSPTPGDLSSKDSKNVEVPEVIIGAILGPNGRSLVEIQHVSGANVQISKKGIFAPGTRNRIVTITGQPSAIAKAQYLIEQKINEEEAKRARQIPLTTVVN
- the ps gene encoding RNA-binding protein Pasilla isoform X9; protein product: MAEDATMETCPSPEIGDSRKRPLDSDPENEQTKRSHFSSGETTYHMKILVPAVASGAIIGKGGETIASLQKDTGARVKMSKSHDFYPGTTERVCLITGSTEAIMVVLEFIMDKIREKPDLTNKIVDAESKQTQERDKQVKILVPNSTAGMIIGKGGAFIKQIKEESGSYVQISQKPKDVSLQERCITIIGDKENNKNACKMILSKIVEDPQSGTCLNVSYADVSGPVANFNPTGSPYATNQNAINSSTASLNSTLGTTIGGANSAASLLVNGTGINLSINLGSPNPAPNLAVATQLLEHIKVAMRGSGYSETVTNEVVSALGVLAKYGVLGMGVGVPHTNGAHSTLGNFLGVTTLDQQTAAAASAATASNVFGAVGQVNLEQYAAAAAAAAAASRPTQSQLDAAAVQFDPFRHLGSATAPGATPVSLNNNSFGLTAATGTATTAQLGGLSKSPTPGDLSSKDSKNVEVPEVIIGAILGPNGRSLVEIQHVSGANVQISKKGIFAPGTRNRIVTITGQPSAIAKAQYLIEQKINEEEAKRARQIPLTTVVN
- the ps gene encoding RNA-binding protein Pasilla isoform X7, with protein sequence MMDQSPLSENGSPNATPGLQTPPATSAGTGATLLAATAAATAAAATSGPNYKTNSCWCYGETTYHMKILVPAVASGAIIGKGGETIASLQKDTGARVKMSKSHDFYPGTTERVCLITGSTEAIMVVLEFIMDKIREKPDLTNKIVDAESKQTQERDKQVKILVPNSTAGMIIGKGGAFIKQIKEESGSYVQISQKPKDVSLQERCITIIGDKENNKNACKMILSKIVEDPQSGTCLNVSYADVSGPVANFNPTGSPYATNQNAINSSTASLNSTLGTTIGGANSAASLLVNGTGINLSINLGSPNPAPNLAVATQLLEHIKVAMRGSGYSETVTNEVVSALGVLAKYGVLGMGVGVPHTNGAHSTLGNFLGVTTLDQQTAAAASAATASNVFGAVGQVNLEQYAAAAAAAAAASRPTQSQLDAAAVQFDPFRHLGSATAPGATPVSLNNNSFGLTAATGTATTAQLGGLSKSPTPGDLSSKDSKNVEVPEVIIGAILGPNGRSLVEIQHVSGANVQISKKGIFAPGTRNRIVTITGQPSAIAKAQYLIEQKINEEEAKRARQIPLTTVVN